A stretch of the Nyctibius grandis isolate bNycGra1 chromosome 13, bNycGra1.pri, whole genome shotgun sequence genome encodes the following:
- the LOC137669725 gene encoding nuclear cap-binding protein subunit 2 isoform X1 — protein MSGLLHTTLSGLNSDSYCEISQYRDQHFRGSRQLQEKSLKISSTLYVGNLSFYTTEEQIQELFSKCGDVKRIVMGLDKIKKTPCGFCFVEYYTRADAEHAMRFINGTRLDDRIIRTDWDAGFKEGRQYGRGKTGGQVRDEYRTDYDVGRGGFGKIIQMQKANHQPAIY, from the exons ATGTCGGGGCTGCTCCACACCACGCTGAGCGGCCTCAACAGCGACTCCTACTGCGAGATCAGCCAGTACCGCGACCAGCACTTTCGG GGtagcaggcagctgcaggagaaaTCCCTGAAAATATCCTCTACGCTGTATGTTGGCAACCTGTCCTTCTACACCACCGAGGAGCAGATCCAAGAGCTTTTCTCCAAGTGTGGAGACGTCAAGAGGATTGTCATGGGGCTGGACAAGATCAAGAAAACTCCCTGTGGCTTCTGCTTTGTTGA ATACTACACAAGAGCAGACGCTGAACATGCAATGCGATTTATCAACGGCACACGACTAGATGACCGCATCATTCGAACTGACTGGGATGCAGGGTTTAAGGAGGGGCGGCAGTATGGAAGAGGAAAGACTGGAGGACAG GTGCGAGATGAGTACCGGACAGACTACGATGTGGGAAGAGGTGGCTTTGGGAAGATCATTCAGATGCAGAAGGCAAATCATCAGCCTGCGATCTATTAA
- the LOC137669725 gene encoding nuclear cap-binding protein subunit 2 isoform X2 encodes MGLDKIKKTPCGFCFVEYYTRADAEHAMRFINGTRLDDRIIRTDWDAGFKEGRQYGRGKTGGQVRDEYRTDYDVGRGGFGKIIQMQKANHQPAIY; translated from the exons ATGGGGCTGGACAAGATCAAGAAAACTCCCTGTGGCTTCTGCTTTGTTGA ATACTACACAAGAGCAGACGCTGAACATGCAATGCGATTTATCAACGGCACACGACTAGATGACCGCATCATTCGAACTGACTGGGATGCAGGGTTTAAGGAGGGGCGGCAGTATGGAAGAGGAAAGACTGGAGGACAG GTGCGAGATGAGTACCGGACAGACTACGATGTGGGAAGAGGTGGCTTTGGGAAGATCATTCAGATGCAGAAGGCAAATCATCAGCCTGCGATCTATTAA